The stretch of DNA GAGAGCGAGTCAGTCCTATCAAACATGAGTATAGGCGAGGGCAAGTTTATGCAATGGTAGGGGCAAAGAAGCCTCATATTATTATTGCTGGCAACTTAGTTACTTTGTTCAATAATCACCTTGAACACGCCCCCTGCATTGTTCTTTCTTCAGATATTAAAGTCAGGCTTGAGTCAGCAGACTGCTATTACTATCCCGATGTTGCAGTAACTTGCGATGAGCGGGATACAAACTCTACAGATGACTTCATCCTCTATCCCATCTTGGTCATTGAAGTGCTATCTCCCTCAACAGCAGCTTTTGATAGAGGAGAGAAATTTGCTGACTATCAAACGTCGCCATCTTTACGAGAATATGTGTTAATTCATCAATCTCAGATGAGTGTCGAGTGTTTTCGCCTTTCCGATTCAGGCAATTGGGTTTCTCAAATCTACCGCCAAGGAGATGAAGTTTACTTTGCAAGTATCGATTTTCGCTGCGATATTGCCTCCATCTATCGAAAAGTCCCTGGACTTCAGAATGCTGATGCGTGAATATGATAGCGATCGCTATCTTGTCCCAACCGATTCTGAAACTAAGTTGGTGGAAACAATTAAAGTAAAGACCATGCAGGTTAGGTTGTTGCAGGAAACCCAACATTTGCAAAGGTTCGATAGGTAACGCTTACCCTCTACTGGAGGCGAATCAGGCTAATGATTAAGGGAGAAATCTACTCTCCGACAACATTATAAGTAGCGATCGTTGTGCCAACGGCATCTAAAACTAAGTTTCGCAAGGCTTTATTGAAGTTGATTTACAGCTTGCCGAAATCGAAATACATATTGCATTCTCCTGCTACTCTGCGTCTTGCCAGCCTTCAATAGTAGCCACCAAAATATTAACCAATGGGTGGTCAATTACCTCTTTAAACGCCTCAGTCCCTCCTACCTTAAGAGCGTTAATAACCCGTGCTTTGAGTGGTGGGTTTCTCTCGATTCGATCAGCCGCCTCAGCTACAACCGCCATTTTTTCGGCATTTGTTGAGGTTGGGTAGGCCTGCGACAGTTGCTCTAAGAGTTGCTGAATCTCTGCTGCTGCCTCTACAAGGTTTTGTCTCTGCTCTGGTGCATAATTGTATTGTTTGTTGATAGACTGCTGGCGACTGCCACTTTGAGCCGAGTCAACCTGACTACCAATCTGGGCACCGCGTTGATCATACTTAGATTTGTAAGCTTCTGACATAGATTCACTCGTTGCTACAGCTCTCGCTTCAATATTGATGGATCTGCTAGCCAACAGCTTAGCAATTTCCTCTAGACCAGCATAGTGCTGACGGAAGTCTGCTAGTTGTTGATTCCGAGCTTCGAGCTGGGCTTTTAGCTCATACTCCCGTTTCAGGTACTTCTCAATTTCTGCCTTATCCGCAGTGGCTGGGATATTTACCCGGATGATAAAGGCATCATTCTTGTTCTCAAAAGATTGTATCGATATCTCATCACTGCCACTCACAATTCTGAGCTTTAAGAATGACGCAAGGAATGCTTGCCAATCAATTCCATCCAGAAATACTAAGTCAACCGTCTTCAGAGCCTTTTGGAATAGTTTAGTAAACTCTCTTGGTGCAAAGTCTCGGCTAATAGGACGACGTTCCTGTTGATTATTCTGTAGATAAACATAGTCACAGATAACATTGTTGAGGTTTGTATCCCTATTAATATTCCAATCTTCTAAACAAATTCCAGTAAACTTTGCGTAAGTGAAGTTTGTTGATAAAGCTTGGGTTCTAGTAAGATTTGCTCCTCTAAGGTCAGTTCTACTTAAATCGGCACCCATGAGGTTAGCCTCACTAAGATCAGCTTCTTTCAAACTAACTCCAAAGAGACTAGCATCACTCAGGTCAAACCCTCTGAGGTTAGCCTCACTAAGGTCAGCCCTACCGAGGTTAAACTTGAATACAAAATTGCTTGGATAACCCTTCGGCAGATGAATACCCTCACTATTAAATTTAACCCTAGCAAACTTAGTTCTATTTAACTGTGTTCCAGTAAAATCGGTAAAATCGATACCAGCTCCACTCAGATTAGCATTGCTCAGATTAGCTTTAGTTAGATTGGTTCCATTAATGAGTGCCCCACTCAGGTCAGCATTGCTTAGATTAGCTTTAGTCAGGTCAGCATCGTTTAGGTTAGCTCCACTAAGGTTCGCCCTGCTCAAGTTTGCTCCTCTAAAATCAATCTCACTAAGATTCGCTCTACTTAAGTTAGCGCCCTCAAGGTTAATTTTATTTAAATTAGTTGGTAAAAATTTAGCATCACGAGTAGAGACATAAGAATTAGAATTACCGACATTAATTCCTCTGAATTCAGCTTCCCGTATATACCATATGTGAACAA from Coleofasciculus sp. FACHB-T130 encodes:
- a CDS encoding pentapeptide repeat-containing protein; this translates as MANEEHLALVKQGVEVWNKWKNENSDIIADFSGNIVHIWYIREAEFRGINVGNSNSYVSTRDAKFLPTNLNKINLEGANLSRANLSEIDFRGANLSRANLSGANLNDADLTKANLSNADLSGALINGTNLTKANLSNANLSGAGIDFTDFTGTQLNRTKFARVKFNSEGIHLPKGYPSNFVFKFNLGRADLSEANLRGFDLSDASLFGVSLKEADLSEANLMGADLSRTDLRGANLTRTQALSTNFTYAKFTGICLEDWNINRDTNLNNVICDYVYLQNNQQERRPISRDFAPREFTKLFQKALKTVDLVFLDGIDWQAFLASFLKLRIVSGSDEISIQSFENKNDAFIIRVNIPATADKAEIEKYLKREYELKAQLEARNQQLADFRQHYAGLEEIAKLLASRSINIEARAVATSESMSEAYKSKYDQRGAQIGSQVDSAQSGSRQQSINKQYNYAPEQRQNLVEAAAEIQQLLEQLSQAYPTSTNAEKMAVVAEAADRIERNPPLKARVINALKVGGTEAFKEVIDHPLVNILVATIEGWQDAE
- a CDS encoding Uma2 family endonuclease, coding for MTISKNFYISKEDYLEGERVSPIKHEYRRGQVYAMVGAKKPHIIIAGNLVTLFNNHLEHAPCIVLSSDIKVRLESADCYYYPDVAVTCDERDTNSTDDFILYPILVIEVLSPSTAAFDRGEKFADYQTSPSLREYVLIHQSQMSVECFRLSDSGNWVSQIYRQGDEVYFASIDFRCDIASIYRKVPGLQNADA